The following coding sequences are from one Mytilus trossulus isolate FHL-02 chromosome 8, PNRI_Mtr1.1.1.hap1, whole genome shotgun sequence window:
- the LOC134727392 gene encoding uncharacterized protein LOC134727392 has protein sequence MVSTTDLPTKECRNSLSARTQPDVVSDLIEKEVFKGFLYGPFKDPPFQKYRVSPIGIAEGKYSGKKRLILDLSSPHNDDKHLSINDLIDKHNCSMSYVRIDDAIDVILKFGRNSWLCKFDISDAFKNCPIVPSQWPLFCIKWEKMYYFYVRLTFGCRSSPKIFDHLSQALCHIAENNYKVNSILHLLDDFLTIDPPDADGERTMAIMMMIFKKLNIPIAKHKTIGPVKCLEYLGIILDSEKMEARLPLNKVDRICEFIKNLCRKKSCTKRELLQLLGHLNFASRVILPGRSFVSYLIGLSTTVNDLHHYVKLDKECRVDLEFWLLFLSSWNGVNMFYSRQFYSSYDMELFTDASSTKGFGGYFKGEWFYSSWPSNIAYPDKTFSMAFLELYPIVVSAILWGSQWTTKRILFWCDNEATVAIVKKGRSKCLQIMKLMRKLTWCACKFNFHFSAKHVPGYQNDISDALSRLQIDRFRKLAPSAAQHPMKCPSSSDVMWS, from the coding sequence ATGGTATCTACAACAGATTTACCTACAAAAGAATGTAGGAATAGTTTATCTGCTAGGACACAACCAGATGTGGTTTCTGATTTGATAGAGAAAGAAGTTTTTAAAGGTTTCTTGTATGGGCCTTTTAAGGATCccccttttcaaaaatataggGTAAGCCCAATTGGTATTGCAGAAGGGAAATATTCTGGTAAAAAGCGTTTAATATTGGACTTATCTTCACCACATAATGATGATAAACATCTTAGTATTAATGATCTTATTGACAAACATAATTGCTCAATGTCTTATGTTAGAATAGATGACGCCATTgatgttattttgaaatttggaaGAAATTCCTGGCTTTGCAAGTTCGACATATCCGACGCGTTCAAAAATTGTCCAATTGTACCAAGTCAGTGGCCTCTTTTCTGCATAAAATgggaaaaaatgtattatttttatgtccGTTTAACTTTTGGATGTCGTTCAAGCCCCAAAATTTTTGACCATTTATCCCAAGCTTTGTGTCATATTGcagaaaacaattacaaagttaaTAGCATTTTGCATTTATTGGATGATTTCCTAACCATAGATCCACCAGATGCTGATGGTGAGAGGACTATGGCTATAATGATGATGATTTTCAAAAAACTGAACATTCCTATAGCAAAACATAAGACAATAGGTCCTGTAAAATGTTTAGAATATTTGGGTATTATTCTAGATTCTGAAAAAATGGAAGCTCGACTACCTCTTAATAAAGTTGATCGCATTTGTgaattcatcaaaaatttatgcAGGAAAAAATCTTGTACAAAAAGGGAATTGTTGCAGCTTTTGGGTCACTTAAACTTTGCTTCACGTGTCATTTTACCTGGTAGATCCTTTGTTTCATACCTCATAGGGCTGTCCACTACTGTCAATGATTTGCATCATTATGTTAAATTAGATAAGGAATGCCGTGTTGACCTAGAATTTTGGTTACTTTTTCTGAGCAGCTGGAATGGTGTAAACATGTTTTACAGTAGACAATTTTACTCAAGTTATGATATGGAACTTTTTACTGATGCCTCATCAACAAAAGGATTTGGTGGATATTTCAAGGGAGAATGGTTTTATTCATCATGGCCATCAAACATTGCTTATCctgacaaaacattttcaatggCTTTTCTTGAATTATACCCCATTGTAGTATCCGCAATACTGTGGGGCTCACAGTGGACAACAAAACGCATTCTTTTCTGGTGTGACAATGAAGCTACAGTGGCTATAGTAAAAAAGGGCCGTTCAAAGtgtttacaaataatgaaattaatgagGAAACTTACATGGTGTGCTTGTAAATTCAACTTTCATTTTAGTGCCAAACATGTTCCAGGATATCAGAATGATATAAGTGATGCTCTATCTCGTTTACAGATAGACAGATTCCGCAAACTAGCTCCCAGTGCAGCACAACATCCAATGAAGTGCCCAAGCAGCTCAGATGTAATGTGGTCCTAA